One region of Thermoanaerobaculia bacterium genomic DNA includes:
- a CDS encoding sigma-70 family RNA polymerase sigma factor: MKISQAPCSDSDLARRARDGEVWAFEQLVRRHAAMAIGAAARITRDAGLAEDAAQEAFWKAYRALPSYREEQNFGGWLRRIAVRCALDILRRRRPEGPLTGFERAPGAEERAIETRSRLAHALARIAPLDREILLSVKAEGKSIADVASQLGISAVSARVRLHRTRMKLKKILREES, translated from the coding sequence GTGAAGATCTCCCAGGCGCCCTGTTCCGATTCGGATCTCGCCCGCCGGGCGCGCGACGGAGAGGTCTGGGCGTTCGAGCAGCTCGTCCGCCGTCACGCCGCGATGGCGATCGGCGCGGCCGCGCGGATCACCAGGGACGCCGGCCTCGCGGAGGACGCCGCGCAGGAGGCGTTCTGGAAGGCGTATCGGGCGCTGCCGTCCTATCGCGAGGAACAGAACTTCGGCGGCTGGCTGCGGCGGATCGCCGTCCGCTGCGCGCTCGACATTCTCCGGCGCCGCCGCCCGGAAGGGCCGCTCACCGGATTCGAGCGCGCGCCCGGAGCGGAGGAGCGGGCGATCGAAACCCGGAGCCGGCTCGCCCACGCGCTCGCGCGGATCGCTCCGCTCGACCGCGAGATCCTGCTCTCCGTCAAGGCGGAGGGGAAGTCGATCGCGGACGTCGCGAGCCAGCTCGGCATCTCCGCCGTCTCGGCCCGCGTCCGCCTCCATCGAACCCGGATGAAGCTGAAGAAGATCCTTCGGGAGGAGTCATGA
- a CDS encoding SpoIID/LytB domain-containing protein: GTVLLAAAACASRRTSAPAPGQGGATAAARPSPPSAIALPPIAPPVLRIGLSSDVAEFALPAPGAPWIVSGGGETVLIAGPVSFRALGGGSVVRIQTGAFSEEATARAAAADVARRTGLEASVAFSAEKGLYRVRAGTWPDAAAAQDGLAKLHAAGIDGMPVSEPSGAAAILVRDGAGRERSIGGASVDVAPGTPELWVVVGGKPYRGRVRLVVNPRGALNVVNVVNVEDYLRGVVPAEMGPKRFDEIEALKAQAVAARTYAIDNADGFAAEGYDLCATPKCQVYGGIEAEDPLTDLAVEQTRGRIATFRGKPIHALFTSTCGGATEDARLIFPGMAAPYLAGVICGEQEKSMFDGARVPKASRGRVLTALEWRGWVLERLAAARRGRGRAGIWEEAFRLAGFKPRGGPPASLSPGAVYPAVLAGFGLADDRDVHLTKVDVDYAAGPPDPAAMLAADARAAYETISRLRIGDGAGLPAPSRTMSEAEFGGLLFSVALRLGGVVETTGRLARRDGGAFVVKTPSGRVAVPAETTIELARGVDGKYYPASEIALTSGDAVGFWKRGTEVLAFWAVESPGGGTFEKESSWTEWVRRVPARVLAQRLGSRLGGTEVRSVDVRRRGRSGRVVEAAIATEKGSVTLSGFDIRQALELPELIFTVEKAAAADGSPEFLFVGRGWGHGVGLCQNGAYGMALAGSTFEEILKHYYSGIDVTAYPPAPPSGPAAPPSSPPSVPPAAPSPVPPAAPPPAG, from the coding sequence CCGGAACCGTGCTGCTCGCCGCGGCGGCATGCGCGTCGCGGCGGACCTCGGCCCCGGCGCCGGGGCAGGGCGGGGCGACGGCCGCGGCCCGGCCTTCGCCGCCGTCCGCGATCGCTCTTCCTCCCATCGCGCCTCCCGTACTCCGCATCGGGCTTTCGAGCGACGTGGCGGAATTCGCCCTTCCCGCTCCGGGCGCGCCCTGGATCGTCTCGGGCGGCGGAGAGACGGTCCTGATCGCCGGGCCGGTCTCGTTCCGCGCGCTGGGCGGCGGATCGGTCGTGCGCATCCAGACGGGAGCGTTTTCCGAGGAGGCGACGGCGCGAGCGGCGGCCGCCGACGTCGCCCGGCGGACCGGCCTCGAGGCCTCCGTCGCCTTTTCCGCGGAGAAGGGCCTCTACCGGGTCCGGGCCGGAACCTGGCCGGACGCCGCCGCGGCGCAGGACGGCCTCGCGAAGCTGCACGCCGCCGGGATCGACGGGATGCCCGTCTCGGAGCCTTCCGGAGCGGCGGCGATTCTCGTCCGCGACGGAGCGGGCCGCGAGAGGAGCATCGGGGGCGCCTCCGTCGACGTCGCTCCCGGAACGCCGGAGTTGTGGGTCGTCGTCGGCGGCAAGCCGTATCGCGGCCGCGTTCGCCTGGTCGTCAACCCGCGCGGGGCGCTGAACGTCGTGAACGTGGTGAACGTCGAGGACTACCTCCGGGGCGTCGTGCCGGCGGAGATGGGCCCGAAGCGATTCGACGAGATCGAAGCGCTGAAAGCTCAGGCCGTCGCGGCGCGAACCTACGCGATCGACAACGCCGACGGCTTCGCGGCCGAGGGCTACGACCTCTGTGCGACCCCGAAATGCCAGGTGTACGGCGGGATCGAGGCCGAAGATCCCCTGACCGATCTCGCCGTCGAGCAGACCCGGGGCCGGATCGCGACGTTCCGGGGAAAACCGATCCACGCCCTCTTCACCTCCACCTGCGGCGGCGCCACCGAGGACGCGCGGCTGATCTTCCCGGGCATGGCGGCGCCGTATCTCGCGGGCGTGATCTGCGGCGAGCAGGAAAAATCGATGTTCGACGGCGCCCGGGTTCCGAAGGCCTCGCGCGGCCGAGTCCTGACGGCGCTCGAATGGCGAGGCTGGGTCCTCGAACGACTCGCCGCCGCCCGGAGAGGTCGCGGACGCGCCGGAATCTGGGAAGAGGCCTTCCGCCTCGCCGGATTCAAACCGCGGGGAGGTCCGCCCGCGTCGCTTTCGCCGGGGGCCGTCTACCCGGCGGTTCTCGCGGGTTTTGGACTCGCCGACGATCGGGACGTCCATCTGACGAAAGTCGACGTCGATTACGCGGCCGGACCGCCCGATCCCGCGGCGATGCTCGCGGCCGACGCCCGCGCGGCCTACGAGACGATTTCGCGGCTCCGGATCGGCGACGGAGCGGGGCTTCCCGCGCCGTCGCGGACGATGTCCGAGGCGGAGTTCGGAGGACTGCTGTTTTCGGTCGCGCTGCGGCTGGGAGGGGTCGTCGAAACGACCGGGCGTCTCGCCCGCCGCGACGGCGGAGCCTTCGTCGTCAAGACTCCTTCCGGTCGCGTCGCCGTTCCCGCGGAGACCACGATCGAGCTCGCGCGCGGAGTCGACGGAAAATACTACCCGGCTTCCGAAATCGCGCTCACGTCCGGGGACGCCGTCGGATTCTGGAAGCGCGGGACGGAGGTCCTCGCCTTCTGGGCGGTCGAATCGCCGGGCGGGGGAACGTTCGAAAAGGAGTCCTCCTGGACGGAGTGGGTGCGCCGCGTTCCGGCGCGGGTCCTCGCGCAGCGTCTCGGAAGCCGGCTCGGCGGCACGGAAGTCCGCTCGGTCGACGTGCGCCGCCGCGGCCGCTCCGGGCGCGTCGTCGAGGCCGCGATCGCGACGGAGAAGGGCTCCGTCACGCTCTCCGGGTTCGACATCCGGCAGGCGCTCGAGCTCCCCGAGCTGATCTTCACCGTCGAAAAGGCCGCGGCGGCCGACGGCTCGCCGGAATTTCTCTTCGTCGGCCGCGGGTGGGGCCACGGCGTCGGACTCTGTCAGAACGGCGCGTACGGGATGGCGCTGGCGGGGTCGACGTTCGAGGAGATCCTGAAACACTATTACTCCGGAATCGACGTCACCGCGTACCCGCCGGCTCCCCCCTCCGGACCCGCCGCTCCGCCGTCGTCCCCTCCGTCCGTTCCGCCGGCGGCCCCGTCCCCGGTCCCCCCGGCGGCGCCTCCTCCGGCCGGTTGA
- a CDS encoding periplasmic heavy metal sensor, translating into MVRRSILGGAAAAAILFGGLWAGRLAAGPLGRARNFSADRIFARVADRLDLSDSQRDQIKGVLKGHKDAILTNIRSVRAARLALRRAIEAETIDEGAIRRKAADLGRAEGEAAVLRAQIKAEILPVLNDDQKEKLAAFRSHAEGTGDRVAASVQEFLSK; encoded by the coding sequence ATGGTTCGCAGATCGATCCTGGGCGGAGCGGCGGCGGCCGCGATCCTGTTCGGCGGGCTCTGGGCCGGCCGTCTCGCGGCGGGTCCGCTGGGCCGGGCCCGGAACTTCTCGGCGGACCGGATCTTCGCGCGCGTCGCCGACCGGCTCGATCTGTCGGACTCCCAGCGCGACCAGATCAAGGGCGTGCTCAAGGGGCACAAGGACGCGATCCTGACGAACATCCGATCGGTCCGGGCGGCGCGGCTGGCCCTCCGCCGGGCGATCGAAGCCGAGACGATCGACGAAGGCGCGATCCGCCGGAAGGCCGCCGATCTCGGCCGGGCGGAAGGGGAGGCCGCCGTTCTGCGCGCGCAGATCAAGGCGGAGATCCTGCCGGTCCTGAACGACGACCAGAAGGAAAAGCTCGCGGCATTCCGCTCCCACGCCGAAGGAACGGGAGATCGCGTCGCCGCTTCGGTCCAGGAGTTCCTGTCGAAGTGA